The region CTTAAAATCAATGGTATGTGTTCCTGAGCCTTGCGTCACAAAAAGAATTATATAGAAGTTGTGCTTGTGAGGCTCACGGATGAAAAGATGCTCCTGCAGGTGGCTTGCGAAGGAGCTAAAATAGAAGTATCGGTCTTTATGCGTCAGGGCTTCGAAATCCTGTATTTGGTAAATGGGTAAATGTTCCTTCTGCATATATATTGTTTACGCAGCCCAAGTCACTAAAGGATTATCCTGTGGGCCGGCCTACTCCTGCTATAGTATAAAAGTACAGTAATTCGTCGAGTTTGTGCCGAGATACTATCCTATTGCTGTCGTATTTTTGTTGTGTTAGTAGATGAACTGAACAAATGAGCCAGAGACATTCACTTTTATATAGCGTGGCAACAGTTAAATGCCCGCGATGCCGTGAGGGAAACATGTTTCCGGAGGGCACCTTGTATACGACAAAGTTTGCAGACATGCATAAGAACTGCCCATGCTGCGGACTGGCTTTGGAACCCGAGCCGGGCTATTACTATGGCGCCATGTATGTGAGCTTTGCTTTTAACGTGGGTATTTTCCTGGTGTCGCTCTTTATACTTTACCGGTTTTTGGGCGAGGTGACCATGGCTATGATGTTAGGTGTGGTGGGCGTTATCGTAATTGGGCTCCTGCCGATCATTTTCAGGTTATCAAGGGTACTCTGGATTAACATTTTCATCAGGTATGAAGGGCCCTGCAGCGAGCTGCCGAAGAAAGTAGAGCCTTAGTACCTCTTTTATATCCATATTAGATTAGGTAAAAGTATTCTACCGGCTTAATCCTGTAGCAGTCTCTAACCATACTTTACGTCCTGGCCTTCAGCGGAGTGCTTGTCGCGTGGCAGCTGTGCGAGGGTAGTTGATGGATATCGAAGTATGGATGGAGAATGGAAGCTGCAAACATAACCGGCAACAGGTGAAGGTTGACTATACTTGGCGCACGCCCTTTTAGCTGACCACAGTGCTGTTTTTCCCAACCTTATAAAGCGTCCTTCCGCTTGTGGAAGAATACGCAAAGAGCCACTTACAACAGCTAAGGTTGGCCCCTTTAACAAAAATCACTCCCTTCCTGGAACCGAACCCCATTCCTGCAGGCTCAGCCTAAGCTCTTAAGGTGTGAAATCCTGTTCTATTACTGCCTCTATTTGTAAAGCGGTCATCGTTAAAAGTATAAGCGCAGCATGTGTTGCTGACTGTCGGGCGGGTCGTGGCAAGGTTACTATACTAGCGGAATACTGAAAGACATGATCTGCACGCGTCACCTTTTGGTGCAGGCGGCGCTGAGAATAGATCTGCACACGGCTAAGCAATGATCTTATAAATCGGTCGGCTTCTAAAAAATAAAATTTATGTTGCGCTATCGTTTAGCGCAAAAGGCTGTATTTGTATCTTTGTCTGCGCAGTTCTATACTTCCTCCCGCCATTTTCG is a window of Pontibacter kalidii DNA encoding:
- a CDS encoding DUF983 domain-containing protein; this translates as MHKNCPCCGLALEPEPGYYYGAMYVSFAFNVGIFLVSLFILYRFLGEVTMAMMLGVVGVIVIGLLPIIFRLSRVLWINIFIRYEGPCSELPKKVEP